A single Phytohabitans houttuyneae DNA region contains:
- a CDS encoding AfsR/SARP family transcriptional regulator: protein MTQDLWGTSPPISAQTTLQTYVLQVRKCLGRLLGAAVSEVAKRVLVTVPGGYQLRVDSADFDLRTFEQLATAGRRALAAGRNLEAATLLTRARDLWRGPALADIRAGTVTEPRLKALEEVRLHTLEQCIEARMRLGHHQDVLAELTMLMTEHKLNENLCAQLMVALHRSGRRQEALAAFHRLRATMVEELGLEPSKRLHLLQQAILAEDPVLEVAPRDDGLTQVLDHLILRQTRGR from the coding sequence TTGACGCAGGACCTGTGGGGTACGAGCCCGCCGATCAGCGCGCAGACGACGCTGCAGACATACGTCCTGCAGGTCCGCAAGTGCCTGGGCCGGCTGCTGGGCGCCGCGGTGAGCGAGGTCGCCAAGCGGGTGCTGGTCACCGTGCCCGGCGGATACCAGCTCCGGGTCGACTCCGCCGACTTCGACCTGCGGACCTTTGAGCAGCTCGCCACGGCCGGGCGACGCGCGCTCGCCGCCGGTCGAAACCTCGAAGCGGCAACGCTGCTGACGCGTGCCCGCGACCTGTGGCGAGGCCCGGCGCTGGCCGACATCCGGGCCGGCACGGTCACCGAGCCGCGGCTGAAGGCGCTGGAAGAGGTCCGTCTCCACACGCTGGAACAGTGCATCGAGGCGCGCATGCGGCTCGGCCACCACCAGGACGTGCTGGCCGAACTCACCATGCTGATGACCGAACACAAGCTGAACGAAAACCTGTGCGCGCAGCTGATGGTGGCCTTGCACCGCAGCGGGCGGCGGCAGGAGGCGCTCGCGGCGTTCCACCGGTTGCGGGCCACCATGGTCGAGGAGCTGGGCTTGGAGCCGTCCAAGCGGCTGCACCTGCTGCAGCAGGCGATCCTGGCCGAGGATCCGGTGCTGGAGGTGGCGCCGCGCGACGACGGGTTGACCCAGGTCCTCGACCATCTCATACTCCGGCAGACCCGCGGCCGTTGA
- a CDS encoding type I polyketide synthase — MTRRGRSAQSKVSTPTGTPVAVVGMGCRFPGANGLAQFWQLLSGGGDAIIEVPASRYDIDAYHDPRPGTPNRIVSRGGGFLDQIDEFDAGFFGVAPREAERMDPQQRLLLETAAEAMADAGLTRERLSTVRTGVYIGGMSSAYGHMLDDAGVLDLHAATGGARSFLSGRVSFAFDLRGPSVSVDCACSSSLAALHLAYQSVRNGETGLALAGGVNLVISPAETIPFSAAKMLAADSRCKFGSAHGDGFVRSEGVAVLVLKPLDRAEADGDAIHAVIYGSAVGNDGQSGGYLLTPAQSGQEETLRAAYADAGVPAGQVDYVEAHGTGTAAGDPVELGALGAVLGDGREAQAPCLVGSVKTNIGHTEATAGLAGFIKAVLALQHREIPPSLHAEELTDAVDWERLPLRLVRESTPWPQTGRPGLAGVSSFGISGTNAHVVLGEYQPAAPTAPATGGGDEAQLLVLSAPTEDALAALATGYARFLEPGGAGRELPLRDVCFSAATRRDHHESRLTAVGATPDELVERLRAYAAGESRPRLGATASAPVEDGRPQTVFVFPGQGSQWEGMGRELLASSPVFREVLTRCDEVIRSEVGWSVLDRLTGAADAPASIDTIQPTLWAMETALCAMLRDWGIEPDHVVGHSMGEVAAASASGALSLSDAGAVICRRSRLLKAVAGQGAMYSVELSAADAQAALAGHEHLVSVAVSNSPTSTVISGDPQALATIVKGLDERGVFCRQVKVDVASHSPQMDQLRDDLLASLGGVIPRAGQIPLYSTVDDASCDGSGLDAAYWVRNLREPVRFGAAVARLAGQGETVFVEISPHPILLPAIREALALTQSGGTAVGCLRRDEPERASMLDTAGALHRAGCPVDWHRVFGEPSPRYVRLPAYPWQRQRYWLAPPAAAPAADRGARHRVERVVDLDRERYLLDHQVQGTVVMPGTAYVEMVHGAASQLCGGQVPLLRDIRYLDALFLRPDEPAPALSTVFTSSGRDTWDFEVTSEEAVHVTGTVTRTSPAEERRLPLDAVRAACPDHLTGADFYRRFTARGNEWRGAFQGIAELWVGDGQALGRIQVPTGVDPTGYACHPALLDACGQVLASLIPAEDRSSAFVLGSIDDVAIHPSPGTPAWAHAVHVTAWRSDSFCGDLVVSDVDGRVIVEIKGLRLQYLQPPDSVRDPDGWLHELRWQPLPAQPGAARAGGRRLVFADRSGVGAALDAEVRVYAGAGYQRLAPDRYEIDPAAPAEYRRLLADVRAEFDGLAPTEIVHLWALDADEPDPSTSAQSLAEDAERLGCASILRLLRALADAGLPEPPRLSLVTRGAVRVLDTDRGVSMWQGAVWGLGRVMAHEHRELRCALIDLDPAGTPADLAAALGRELAGAGLEDQLAVRGGQRYAARLLRSTAGAGRPHGTELAHQVQATTPGMLDGMRLEPVPRRAPGPGEVEVRADYLALNYRDVLVSMDRYPSLSDRPAMIIGECAGTVTRVGPGVAGLRPGDEVVAISLETPAATYMCVNAHLVRRRPARLTAQEAASVPVGLVTAYQSLVHLAQLRPGERVLIHHATGGVGMAAVQLARWRGAEVYATAGSPEKRAMLRMMGVAHVSDSRSTDFADEIREATRGEGVDVVLNTLAGEGLRKSVELLADRGRYIELSRRDLIEGTQLDMRLLARGASFFVVDVVDIGLSDPRRLGAIMDETLALVEAGLIGPLPHRVFPAADLVGAFRHMAQARHIGKVLVSTVELTAPKQDEAPATAHRPVRIDPDAGYLVTGGLGDLGRVVTDWLVREGARHIVLTGRTPLDQTGAAGWLEDLRRHGVRVAYEAVDVADEDAMRAVVRRHERDGAVIRGVLHVAGVIEYRALSDLDAGTLSAVLRPKVTGAAVLHRLFAERPLDFFVLFSSGSAVLSSPMLGAYAAANAALDALADQRRLAGLTALSVNWGFWSVGMPARAGQQQGRAINPTGMDTFSPREGIEVLRLLLARDATHGVVLPADWSRWAAAHPDAAASPLLRDLLAGPTAATLPPAPVTPAPAVPWEPPTPAPVSPPQADIAGTGNGGTGNGAAGNGVAGTLTDQAAVERYLAQVLADVLGMSSGQVNLRRPLKRQGLDSLMAVEVRTRVQRDLGMMLPIAKMLGGHSVSDLAGEVFSQLGEPGHG, encoded by the coding sequence ATGACCAGACGTGGCAGGTCGGCACAGTCGAAGGTCTCGACGCCGACCGGGACACCGGTTGCCGTGGTGGGCATGGGCTGCCGTTTCCCGGGCGCCAACGGGCTGGCGCAGTTCTGGCAGCTGCTCAGCGGTGGTGGTGACGCGATCATCGAGGTCCCGGCGAGCCGATACGACATCGACGCCTACCACGACCCGCGGCCGGGTACGCCGAATCGGATCGTCAGCCGTGGCGGTGGCTTCCTCGACCAGATCGACGAGTTCGACGCGGGCTTTTTCGGGGTGGCGCCGCGGGAGGCGGAGCGCATGGACCCCCAGCAGCGCCTGCTGCTGGAGACCGCGGCCGAGGCAATGGCCGACGCCGGACTGACCCGCGAGCGACTGTCCACAGTGCGCACGGGTGTCTACATCGGTGGGATGTCCTCGGCGTACGGGCACATGCTGGACGACGCCGGAGTGCTGGACCTGCACGCGGCGACCGGCGGTGCGCGCAGCTTCCTGTCCGGCCGGGTGTCCTTCGCCTTCGACCTGCGCGGGCCCAGCGTGTCGGTGGACTGCGCGTGCTCTTCCAGCCTGGCGGCGCTGCACCTGGCGTACCAGAGCGTCCGCAACGGGGAGACCGGGCTGGCGCTGGCCGGCGGGGTCAACCTGGTGATCTCGCCCGCGGAGACCATCCCGTTCTCGGCGGCCAAGATGCTCGCGGCCGACAGCCGGTGCAAGTTCGGCAGCGCCCACGGTGATGGTTTCGTGCGCAGCGAGGGCGTCGCGGTGCTGGTGCTCAAGCCGCTGGACCGGGCCGAGGCGGACGGTGACGCGATCCACGCCGTGATCTACGGGTCCGCGGTCGGCAACGACGGCCAGTCCGGCGGATACCTGCTCACGCCGGCCCAGTCGGGGCAGGAGGAGACGCTGCGCGCGGCGTACGCCGACGCGGGCGTGCCGGCCGGGCAGGTGGACTACGTCGAGGCGCACGGCACCGGCACCGCCGCCGGTGACCCGGTGGAACTCGGCGCCCTGGGCGCGGTGCTCGGCGACGGCCGGGAGGCGCAGGCACCGTGCCTGGTCGGCTCGGTCAAGACAAACATCGGCCACACCGAGGCGACCGCTGGGCTGGCCGGGTTCATCAAGGCGGTCCTCGCGCTCCAGCACCGGGAGATCCCGCCGAGCCTGCACGCGGAGGAGCTGACCGACGCGGTCGACTGGGAGCGGCTGCCACTGCGGCTGGTCCGCGAGAGCACCCCGTGGCCGCAAACCGGCCGGCCGGGTCTTGCCGGGGTCAGCTCGTTCGGCATCTCGGGGACCAACGCGCACGTGGTGCTCGGTGAGTACCAGCCGGCCGCGCCGACCGCACCCGCCACCGGTGGCGGAGACGAGGCGCAGCTGCTGGTGCTCTCGGCGCCCACCGAGGACGCGCTCGCCGCGCTCGCCACCGGGTACGCACGGTTCCTGGAGCCGGGCGGCGCCGGGCGGGAGCTGCCGTTGCGCGACGTGTGCTTCAGCGCGGCCACCCGGCGCGATCACCACGAGAGCCGGCTGACCGCGGTCGGTGCGACGCCGGACGAGCTGGTCGAGCGGCTCCGGGCGTACGCGGCGGGCGAGTCCCGGCCCCGCCTGGGTGCCACGGCCTCCGCGCCGGTGGAGGACGGCCGGCCACAGACCGTCTTCGTCTTCCCCGGACAGGGCTCGCAGTGGGAGGGCATGGGCCGCGAGCTGCTGGCCAGCTCGCCGGTGTTCCGGGAGGTGCTCACCCGCTGCGACGAGGTGATCCGGTCCGAGGTGGGCTGGTCGGTGCTGGACCGGCTGACCGGGGCGGCGGACGCCCCCGCGTCGATCGACACGATCCAGCCGACCCTGTGGGCGATGGAGACCGCGCTCTGCGCGATGCTGCGGGACTGGGGCATCGAGCCGGACCATGTGGTGGGGCACAGCATGGGTGAGGTGGCCGCGGCGTCCGCCTCCGGCGCGCTCAGCCTCTCCGACGCGGGTGCGGTCATCTGCCGGCGCAGCCGGCTGCTGAAGGCCGTCGCCGGGCAGGGTGCCATGTACTCGGTGGAGCTGTCCGCCGCCGACGCGCAGGCCGCGCTGGCCGGCCACGAGCACCTCGTGTCCGTGGCGGTGAGCAACAGTCCCACCTCGACGGTCATCTCCGGCGACCCGCAGGCGCTGGCCACCATCGTCAAGGGCCTGGACGAGCGCGGGGTGTTCTGCCGGCAGGTCAAGGTGGACGTCGCCTCGCACAGCCCGCAGATGGACCAGCTGCGCGATGATCTGCTGGCCAGCCTCGGCGGGGTGATCCCACGGGCCGGGCAGATCCCGCTGTACTCCACAGTAGACGACGCGTCGTGTGACGGCTCCGGGCTGGATGCTGCCTACTGGGTGCGCAACCTGCGCGAGCCGGTGCGGTTCGGCGCCGCCGTGGCGCGCCTGGCCGGACAGGGCGAGACGGTGTTCGTGGAGATCAGCCCGCACCCGATCCTGCTGCCAGCCATCCGGGAAGCCTTGGCGCTCACGCAGAGCGGCGGCACGGCTGTCGGGTGCCTGCGCCGGGACGAGCCGGAGCGCGCCAGCATGCTGGACACCGCCGGCGCGCTGCACCGGGCCGGATGTCCGGTCGACTGGCACCGCGTGTTCGGCGAGCCGTCGCCCCGGTACGTGCGGCTGCCAGCCTATCCCTGGCAGCGCCAGCGATACTGGCTCGCCCCGCCCGCGGCCGCGCCCGCCGCCGACCGGGGGGCGCGGCATCGCGTGGAGCGGGTCGTCGACCTGGACCGCGAGCGGTACCTGCTCGACCACCAGGTGCAGGGCACCGTGGTCATGCCCGGCACGGCGTACGTGGAGATGGTGCACGGCGCCGCCAGCCAGCTCTGCGGCGGGCAGGTGCCTCTGCTGCGCGACATCCGGTACCTCGACGCGCTGTTCCTGCGACCGGACGAGCCGGCGCCCGCACTGTCCACTGTGTTCACGTCGAGCGGTCGGGACACCTGGGACTTCGAGGTGACCAGCGAGGAAGCCGTGCACGTCACCGGCACGGTGACCCGGACGTCACCCGCCGAGGAGCGCCGGCTGCCGCTGGACGCGGTCCGGGCGGCCTGCCCCGACCATCTCACCGGCGCCGACTTCTACCGCCGCTTCACCGCGCGGGGCAACGAGTGGCGGGGTGCGTTCCAGGGCATCGCCGAGCTGTGGGTGGGCGACGGCCAGGCGCTGGGCCGCATCCAGGTGCCGACCGGCGTCGACCCGACCGGGTACGCGTGCCATCCGGCGCTCCTGGACGCGTGCGGGCAGGTGCTCGCGTCGCTGATCCCGGCCGAGGACCGGTCGTCCGCCTTCGTCCTCGGCAGCATCGACGACGTGGCGATCCACCCGAGCCCCGGTACCCCCGCCTGGGCGCACGCGGTCCACGTCACCGCGTGGCGATCCGACTCGTTCTGCGGCGACCTCGTCGTGTCCGACGTGGACGGACGGGTGATCGTCGAGATCAAGGGGCTGCGCCTGCAGTACCTGCAGCCGCCGGACTCGGTGCGCGACCCCGACGGCTGGCTTCACGAGCTGCGGTGGCAGCCCCTGCCGGCGCAGCCCGGCGCGGCGAGGGCGGGCGGCCGCCGCCTTGTCTTCGCCGACCGGTCCGGCGTCGGCGCCGCGCTCGACGCCGAGGTCCGGGTCTACGCGGGCGCCGGCTACCAGCGGCTCGCACCCGACCGGTACGAGATCGACCCCGCCGCGCCGGCGGAGTACCGGCGGCTGCTCGCCGACGTCAGGGCCGAGTTCGACGGCCTGGCGCCGACCGAGATCGTGCACCTCTGGGCGCTGGACGCCGACGAGCCGGACCCGTCGACGTCGGCGCAAAGCCTGGCCGAGGACGCCGAGCGCCTCGGCTGCGCCAGCATCCTGCGCCTGCTGCGGGCGCTCGCCGACGCTGGCCTGCCCGAGCCGCCCCGGCTGTCGCTGGTGACCCGGGGAGCGGTCCGGGTCCTGGACACGGACCGCGGCGTGTCGATGTGGCAGGGCGCCGTGTGGGGCCTGGGCCGGGTGATGGCACACGAGCACCGGGAGCTGCGGTGCGCCCTCATCGACCTGGATCCGGCTGGGACACCGGCCGACCTCGCCGCCGCGCTGGGCCGGGAGCTGGCCGGCGCCGGCCTGGAAGACCAGCTGGCGGTGCGCGGCGGCCAGCGGTACGCCGCGCGGCTGCTGCGAAGCACCGCCGGTGCGGGCCGGCCGCACGGCACCGAGCTCGCCCACCAGGTGCAGGCCACGACGCCCGGCATGCTGGACGGGATGCGCCTGGAGCCGGTGCCGCGGCGCGCGCCGGGACCGGGCGAGGTGGAGGTGCGTGCCGACTACCTCGCGCTGAACTACCGCGACGTGCTGGTGTCCATGGACCGGTACCCGAGCCTGTCCGACCGGCCCGCAATGATCATCGGTGAGTGCGCCGGCACGGTCACCCGGGTCGGTCCGGGCGTGGCCGGGCTGCGGCCCGGCGACGAGGTGGTGGCGATCTCGCTGGAGACGCCCGCGGCGACCTACATGTGTGTCAACGCGCATCTGGTGCGCCGGCGTCCGGCCCGGCTCACCGCGCAGGAGGCGGCCAGCGTCCCGGTCGGCCTGGTCACCGCGTACCAGTCGCTGGTACACCTGGCTCAGCTGCGGCCCGGCGAGCGGGTGCTGATCCATCACGCCACCGGCGGCGTGGGCATGGCCGCGGTGCAGCTGGCCCGCTGGCGCGGCGCCGAGGTGTACGCCACCGCGGGGAGTCCCGAAAAGCGCGCGATGCTGCGCATGATGGGTGTCGCACACGTGTCCGACTCGCGGAGCACCGACTTCGCCGACGAGATCCGGGAGGCCACCCGGGGCGAGGGCGTGGACGTGGTGCTCAACACGCTCGCGGGGGAGGGACTGCGCAAGAGTGTGGAGCTGCTGGCCGACCGAGGGCGGTACATCGAGCTGAGCCGGCGAGACCTGATCGAGGGGACCCAGCTGGACATGCGGCTGCTGGCGCGTGGCGCCTCGTTCTTCGTGGTCGATGTCGTGGACATCGGGCTCAGCGACCCGCGCCGGCTTGGCGCGATCATGGATGAGACGCTGGCCCTTGTCGAGGCCGGCCTGATCGGGCCGCTGCCGCACCGGGTCTTCCCCGCCGCCGACCTGGTGGGCGCGTTCCGGCACATGGCACAGGCCAGGCACATCGGCAAGGTACTTGTATCCACAGTGGAGCTGACCGCACCGAAGCAGGACGAGGCACCGGCCACGGCGCACCGGCCGGTCCGGATCGATCCGGACGCCGGCTACCTGGTCACCGGCGGGCTGGGCGACCTCGGCCGGGTGGTCACGGACTGGCTGGTCCGCGAGGGCGCCCGGCACATCGTGCTGACCGGCCGCACCCCGCTCGACCAGACCGGTGCCGCCGGGTGGCTGGAGGACCTGCGGCGGCACGGGGTGCGCGTGGCGTACGAGGCGGTCGACGTGGCCGACGAGGACGCGATGCGGGCGGTCGTGCGGCGCCACGAGCGGGATGGCGCGGTGATCCGAGGTGTGCTGCACGTGGCCGGCGTCATCGAGTACCGCGCTCTGTCCGATCTGGACGCCGGGACGCTGTCGGCGGTCCTGCGCCCGAAGGTCACCGGCGCGGCCGTGCTGCACCGGCTGTTCGCCGAGCGGCCGCTCGACTTCTTCGTGCTGTTCTCGTCCGGCTCGGCGGTGCTCAGCTCCCCGATGCTCGGCGCGTACGCGGCCGCGAACGCCGCCCTGGACGCGCTGGCCGACCAGCGCCGCCTGGCCGGGCTCACCGCGCTCAGTGTCAACTGGGGATTCTGGTCGGTCGGCATGCCCGCCCGGGCGGGGCAGCAGCAGGGCCGGGCGATCAACCCGACCGGGATGGACACGTTCAGCCCGCGGGAGGGCATCGAGGTGCTGCGCCTGCTGCTGGCCAGGGACGCCACCCATGGCGTGGTGCTGCCCGCGGACTGGTCGCGGTGGGCCGCCGCGCATCCGGACGCGGCCGCGTCGCCGCTGCTGCGCGACCTGCTCGCCGGCCCCACCGCCGCGACGCTGCCGCCCGCTCCCGTCACTCCGGCGCCCGCCGTGCCGTGGGAGCCGCCGACCCCGGCGCCCGTGAGCCCGCCGCAGGCCGACATCGCCGGAACCGGCAACGGGGGAACGGGCAACGGCGCGGCCGGCAACGGTGTCGCTGGCACGCTGACCGACCAGGCCGCCGTGGAACGCTACCTCGCCCAGGTCCTCGCCGACGTGCTCGGCATGTCGTCGGGGCAGGTAAACCTGCGGCGCCCGCTCAAGCGGCAGGGCCTGGACTCGCTGATGGCCGTGGAGGTCCGCACCCGGGTCCAGCGCGACCTGGGCATGATGCTGCCGATCGCGAAGATGCTGGGCGGCCACAGCGTCTCCGACCTGGCCGGCGAGGTGTTCAGCCAGCTGGGCGAGCCCGGCCACGGCTGA
- a CDS encoding FAD-dependent oxidoreductase, with the protein MKTALVLGGSIAGLIAARVLADHADEVWIVEPDELGDAPAIRRGAPHGSQAHNLPGLGRRTIEQLLPGIVRQMVREGGQLLNSGAGGAQWLLDGRPKTPVRGGSAVSVSRPFLEWHIQRRVLTLPGVALVRGTATGLTMTGDRVDGALVRPAGAVEPVRHAADLVVDATGRSSRLGDWLARHGYPPPAKRRMVLDLGYATCLFRRTPGQRLAGHTAVYSVYTPSRAYDGPSSLAPVEGDRWLALLSGYGERRPGRDLAEFLDLCRASPAAPMRALADTCEPVSEVYAHRFPESVRRDFDRLDRLPAGVVAIGDAVASFNPVYAQGISVAARQAVALADWLRQPGAVDAPAYPYFRQVRRMVDEAWRTSAEQDCYLPHVNAPKPFGWRVRRGLFEATLAATVTDEVVHRAFLEVVNMTAGPERLRKPRILYRTAVAALRRSPAG; encoded by the coding sequence ATGAAGACCGCTCTCGTTCTCGGCGGTAGCATCGCCGGCCTGATCGCGGCACGCGTGCTCGCCGACCACGCCGACGAAGTGTGGATCGTCGAGCCGGACGAGCTCGGCGACGCTCCGGCGATCCGGCGCGGCGCGCCGCACGGCAGCCAGGCGCACAACCTGCCTGGGCTGGGCCGGCGGACCATCGAGCAGTTGCTGCCCGGGATCGTCCGCCAGATGGTCCGGGAGGGCGGCCAGCTGCTGAACAGCGGCGCCGGCGGTGCGCAGTGGCTGCTGGACGGCCGGCCCAAGACGCCGGTGCGCGGTGGCAGCGCGGTCAGCGTGTCGCGCCCGTTCCTCGAGTGGCACATCCAGCGCCGGGTGCTCACGCTGCCGGGCGTCGCGCTGGTACGCGGCACCGCGACCGGGTTGACCATGACCGGTGACCGGGTCGACGGCGCGCTGGTCCGGCCGGCGGGCGCGGTCGAGCCCGTGCGGCACGCGGCCGACCTCGTCGTGGACGCCACCGGGCGGTCCAGCCGGCTCGGCGACTGGCTCGCCCGCCACGGGTACCCGCCACCGGCCAAGCGCAGGATGGTCCTGGATCTCGGGTATGCGACCTGCCTGTTCCGCCGCACGCCCGGACAGCGCCTGGCCGGGCACACCGCGGTGTACTCGGTCTACACGCCCAGCCGGGCGTACGACGGGCCCAGCTCGCTGGCGCCGGTCGAGGGCGATCGCTGGCTGGCGCTGCTCAGCGGCTACGGCGAGCGGCGTCCGGGTCGCGACCTCGCCGAGTTTCTCGACCTGTGCCGGGCCAGCCCGGCCGCGCCGATGCGCGCGCTGGCCGACACGTGCGAGCCGGTCAGCGAGGTGTACGCGCACCGGTTCCCGGAAAGCGTCCGGCGTGACTTCGACCGGCTCGACCGGCTTCCGGCCGGCGTGGTCGCCATCGGTGACGCGGTGGCCTCGTTCAACCCGGTGTACGCGCAGGGCATCTCGGTGGCCGCGCGGCAGGCCGTCGCGCTCGCCGACTGGCTGCGGCAGCCGGGTGCCGTGGACGCCCCGGCGTACCCGTACTTCCGGCAGGTGCGCCGGATGGTGGACGAGGCCTGGCGCACCTCGGCGGAACAGGACTGCTACCTCCCGCACGTCAACGCGCCGAAGCCGTTCGGCTGGCGGGTCCGCCGTGGCCTCTTCGAGGCGACCCTCGCCGCCACCGTCACCGACGAGGTGGTGCACCGCGCCTTCCTGGAGGTGGTCAACATGACCGCCGGCCCGGAGCGCCTGCGCAAGCCGCGAATCCTGTACCGGACCGCGGTCGCGGCGCTGCGGCGCAGCCCGGCCGGTTGA